In Palleronia sp. LCG004, a single window of DNA contains:
- a CDS encoding leucyl aminopeptidase — protein MTRPATLEIVPMDLDTLGQSKGSVAAFMGEGGALGGGAERVDALTNGAVGRFAASRAASRMKPGEARAIAWPAGMEAETVLIARLDADDDTETARRAGVALSRAGTGDLTIVADGRADAAEIALGALLRRYEFTDHKTKSEEAEEEPATITLMVEDPAAIDAEGLMAVAEGVFFTRDLVNEPANVLTTTEFARRLEALSEHGLEVEVLEEDALAELGMGALLSVGQGSASPSKVVVMRWQGGGDEAPLAFVGKGVVFDTGGISLKPAAGMEDMTMDMGGAGVVAGLMKTLAMRKARANVVGLVGLVENMPGPDATRPGDVVTAMKGDTIEVINTDAEGRLVLADVMWYAQQRFEPSGLIDLATLTGAIIVGLGHENAGVFSNDDALCDALLSAARAEDEGAWRMPLGKAYAKLLESRIADVKNVGGRPAGSVTAAEFLRRFVKDGTPWCHIDIAGVASTKGDSPYAPAGASGWGVRTLDRMVREMSGR, from the coding sequence ATGACCCGTCCCGCCACTCTCGAGATCGTGCCGATGGACCTCGATACGCTCGGCCAGAGCAAAGGCAGCGTTGCCGCGTTCATGGGCGAGGGCGGCGCGCTCGGTGGCGGTGCCGAACGCGTCGATGCGCTGACGAACGGTGCCGTCGGGCGGTTCGCGGCGAGCCGCGCCGCTTCGAGGATGAAGCCGGGCGAGGCCCGTGCGATCGCCTGGCCCGCGGGGATGGAGGCCGAGACCGTCCTGATTGCCCGCCTCGATGCCGATGACGATACGGAGACCGCGCGGCGCGCGGGCGTGGCGCTTTCCCGTGCGGGGACGGGCGATCTTACCATCGTCGCGGACGGTCGCGCGGATGCGGCCGAGATCGCGCTCGGTGCCCTGCTGCGCCGCTACGAGTTCACCGATCACAAGACGAAATCCGAGGAGGCGGAAGAGGAACCCGCGACGATCACGCTGATGGTCGAGGATCCGGCCGCGATCGATGCCGAGGGGCTCATGGCCGTTGCGGAGGGCGTGTTCTTCACCCGCGATCTCGTCAATGAGCCGGCGAACGTCCTGACGACGACCGAATTCGCACGGCGGCTCGAGGCATTGTCCGAACACGGGCTCGAGGTCGAGGTGCTGGAGGAAGACGCGCTTGCCGAGCTCGGCATGGGCGCGCTGCTGTCGGTCGGGCAGGGCAGCGCGAGCCCGTCGAAGGTCGTCGTCATGCGCTGGCAGGGAGGCGGCGATGAGGCTCCGCTTGCCTTCGTGGGCAAGGGTGTCGTCTTCGATACCGGCGGCATCTCCCTCAAGCCCGCGGCGGGCATGGAAGACATGACGATGGACATGGGCGGGGCGGGCGTCGTCGCGGGCCTGATGAAGACGCTCGCGATGCGGAAGGCGCGCGCGAATGTCGTGGGGCTGGTCGGTCTGGTCGAGAACATGCCCGGTCCCGACGCGACGCGTCCGGGCGACGTCGTGACCGCGATGAAGGGCGACACGATCGAGGTCATCAACACGGACGCCGAAGGCCGGCTCGTCCTCGCGGACGTCATGTGGTACGCGCAGCAGCGGTTCGAGCCGTCGGGGCTGATCGATCTCGCGACGCTCACCGGTGCCATCATCGTGGGGCTGGGTCACGAGAATGCGGGTGTCTTCTCCAACGACGACGCGCTCTGCGACGCGCTTCTGTCCGCCGCGCGTGCCGAGGACGAGGGCGCGTGGCGGATGCCGCTGGGCAAGGCCTATGCGAAACTGCTCGAATCGCGCATCGCCGACGTCAAGAACGTGGGCGGTCGACCTGCGGGCTCCGTGACCGCCGCCGAGTTCCTCCGTCGCTTCGTCAAGGACGGCACGCCCTGGTGCCATATCGACATCGCCGGTGTGGCGAGCACCAAGGGCGACAGCCCCTATGCGCCGGCGGGCGCGTCGGGATGGGGGGTCCGGACGCTCGACCGGATGGTGCGCGAGATGTCCGGGCGCTGA
- the lptF gene encoding LPS export ABC transporter permease LptF, translating into MARLGRLDRYLLSQLLMLFGFFSLVLVLVYWINRAVTLFDQLISNGQTAIVFLEFTALSLPNVIRVVLPVSAFAASVYVANRLRGESELVIMQSSGFSPARLARPVAIFGMFCALVTLVLTHLLVPLSSGRLDQRAAEIAQDVTAGLLTDGEFLHPTDDVTIFIREITPETELLGLFLSDARDPRKRLTYTARRGLLVRTDDGPRLVMYSGLVQDLDLRTERLATTRFESLSFDISDLVEMTDDMRRDASEVPTWELLTAGPALSDETGDSVTELVYEAHERFTQGLSALVTPLVGFAAMMLGGFSRFGAWRQITGAICGLIAVELVDNIAGAQVLAGAPWPVAYASIALGLILTAILLLLASRPARRARGAAAA; encoded by the coding sequence ATGGCACGCTTGGGTCGATTGGACAGGTATCTGCTGTCGCAGCTTCTGATGCTCTTCGGCTTCTTCAGCCTGGTGCTGGTCCTCGTCTACTGGATCAACCGGGCCGTGACGCTGTTCGACCAACTCATCTCGAACGGCCAGACGGCGATCGTCTTCCTCGAATTCACCGCGCTCAGCCTGCCGAACGTGATCCGCGTCGTGCTGCCGGTCTCGGCCTTTGCCGCGTCGGTCTACGTCGCCAACAGGCTTCGGGGCGAGAGTGAGCTCGTCATCATGCAGTCGTCGGGCTTCTCTCCGGCGCGGCTCGCCCGTCCGGTCGCGATCTTCGGCATGTTCTGCGCCCTCGTGACGCTCGTCCTCACGCATCTGTTGGTCCCGCTGTCCAGCGGCCGGCTCGATCAGCGCGCGGCCGAGATCGCCCAGGACGTGACGGCGGGCCTGCTGACCGACGGCGAGTTCCTGCACCCGACGGACGACGTGACGATCTTCATCCGCGAGATCACGCCCGAGACCGAGCTCCTGGGTCTTTTCCTTTCGGATGCCCGCGATCCGCGCAAGCGGCTGACCTATACCGCACGCCGCGGTCTGCTGGTCCGCACCGATGACGGGCCCCGCCTCGTGATGTATTCTGGGCTGGTGCAGGACCTTGATCTCAGAACCGAACGGCTCGCCACGACGCGGTTCGAAAGCCTCTCCTTCGACATCTCGGATCTGGTCGAGATGACCGACGACATGCGCCGCGACGCCTCGGAAGTGCCGACATGGGAGCTTCTGACCGCCGGCCCCGCGCTCAGCGACGAGACGGGCGACAGCGTGACGGAGCTGGTCTACGAGGCACATGAGCGGTTCACCCAAGGGCTCTCGGCGCTGGTGACGCCCCTGGTGGGTTTTGCCGCGATGATGCTCGGAGGTTTCTCGCGGTTCGGGGCCTGGCGGCAGATCACCGGCGCGATCTGCGGTCTCATCGCGGTCGAGCTGGTCGACAACATCGCGGGCGCGCAGGTGCTGGCAGGTGCGCCTTGGCCCGTGGCCTACGCCTCGATCGCCCTTGGGCTGATCCTGACGGCGATCCTCCTTCTGCTGGCATCGCGTCCGGCGCGACGTGCGCGGGGGGCCGCCGCCGCATGA
- the lptG gene encoding LPS export ABC transporter permease LptG, whose product MILHRYFARRFLRSFVMVGGVFLGILVLLDLVEQVRRFDDDGAGFATLLGLTMLSVPETLYRILPLLVIMATLALFLNLARTSELVVTRASGRSALRALKAPVVMAMLLGILAVAAMNPIVAATTRHYDVLAERISGSNGNTLSISDEGLWLRQGGGAGSQTVIRATRADREGTTLYDTSFQGLSLAGSPVFRIDAAIARLDGSRWVLSDAKEWRFDSPNPEQGARLHDELEIDATLTAEQILDSFATPSAVSIWDLPAFIAQLENAGFSARKHRVWLQMELATPLLLTAMVLVGAGFTMRHTRFGRTGLMVLLALAMGFTLFFIRNFAQILGENGQIPIALAAWGPPVAAILLPLGLLLHWEDG is encoded by the coding sequence ATGATCCTCCATCGCTATTTCGCGCGACGCTTCCTTCGCAGCTTCGTCATGGTCGGCGGTGTCTTCCTCGGCATCCTGGTGCTGCTCGATCTCGTGGAGCAGGTGCGCCGCTTCGACGATGACGGGGCGGGCTTCGCGACGCTTCTGGGGCTGACCATGCTGAGCGTGCCGGAAACCCTCTACAGGATCCTTCCGCTCCTCGTGATCATGGCGACGCTCGCGCTCTTTCTCAATCTCGCGCGCACTTCCGAACTCGTCGTGACGCGCGCCTCGGGTCGGTCGGCCCTGCGCGCGCTCAAGGCCCCCGTCGTCATGGCGATGCTGCTGGGCATCCTCGCCGTCGCGGCGATGAACCCGATCGTGGCGGCCACGACGCGGCATTACGACGTTTTGGCCGAGCGGATCTCGGGCTCGAACGGCAACACCCTCTCGATCAGCGACGAGGGTCTCTGGCTTCGTCAGGGCGGCGGCGCGGGCTCGCAGACGGTGATCCGCGCGACCCGCGCCGACCGCGAGGGCACGACGCTCTACGACACGAGCTTCCAGGGCCTCAGCCTCGCGGGCAGCCCGGTCTTCCGCATCGATGCCGCGATCGCCCGGCTCGACGGTTCGCGCTGGGTTCTGAGCGATGCGAAGGAATGGCGCTTCGACAGCCCCAACCCGGAACAGGGCGCACGACTGCACGACGAGCTCGAGATCGACGCCACGCTGACGGCCGAACAGATCCTCGACAGCTTCGCCACGCCCTCGGCCGTGTCGATCTGGGACCTGCCGGCCTTCATCGCGCAGCTCGAGAATGCCGGCTTCTCGGCGCGCAAGCACCGCGTCTGGTTGCAGATGGAACTCGCGACGCCGCTCCTGTTGACCGCAATGGTGCTCGTGGGCGCGGGTTTCACCATGCGCCACACGCGTTTCGGTCGCACCGGGCTCATGGTGCTTCTCGCACTCGCCATGGGCTTTACCCTTTTCTTCATCCGCAACTTCGCGCAGATCCTTGGAGAGAACGGTCAGATCCCCATCGCGCTCGCCGCATGGGGGCCGCCGGTGGCCGCGATCCTGCTGCCGCTTGGACTGCTTCTGCATTGGGAGGACGGCTGA
- a CDS encoding LPS-assembly protein LptD, with amino-acid sequence MRAICLSLALALAPLSGTAQELATLVADELRVEGDDVLVAAGSVEVLYGETRLEAAGIVYDQSTDRISVTGPITLEEGDQILVLADQAELDADLADGILRSARLVLDRQLQLAATQIARVEGRYTQLSNTVASSCEICAANPTPTWEIRARRVIHDEQERLLYFDNATFRLLGVPVAYFPRLRLPDPTLSRSSGFLIPRLRTTSRLGTGFKIPYFQTLGSHADVTLSPYLSGSTSTLETTYRQTFPNGALRFDAAITRDDLLPDETRHYVFARGAFDLPRGFQLEFDVEQVSDESYLIDYGYADTDRLETGVRIFRARAKDLFNASIVSFDTLRGAEGAISDRLPSYYGTVDYQRATPFAQGEVVLDVNAATLSRSSTIDGAGRDVSRLGMGLSYRRDWITRTGIAGEAEAGIAGALYTIHNDSRFGSEAARLTPYASVDLRLPLQRSSAGGVRELIEPMVQLAWSDVTGDAVPNEDSILAEFDEGNLMALSRFPGDDRIETGARANVGVRFTRTSPEGWTLGAVAGRVFRTTSENDLDGGASDSTGGFTRGSGLGGKSSDWLAAAQVRLGERIAFTGRTLFDDELELTKNEARLGYLGERLALETAYVFLDGEPAENRPRDTHELTLEGEWRLSRHWIGKFDTRYDFDVDRAQRSGLGLEYRSECISVDMSLSRRFTQTDIVDPATEFGITVALAGFGDSRVDETFRKRCDG; translated from the coding sequence ATGCGCGCGATCTGCCTGAGCCTCGCGCTCGCGCTCGCCCCGTTGTCGGGCACCGCACAGGAACTCGCGACCCTCGTCGCCGACGAATTGCGGGTCGAGGGCGACGATGTCCTCGTTGCCGCGGGATCGGTCGAGGTCCTTTACGGCGAGACGCGGCTCGAGGCTGCGGGCATCGTCTACGACCAGTCGACCGACCGGATCAGCGTCACGGGCCCCATCACCCTCGAGGAAGGGGACCAGATCCTCGTCCTGGCCGATCAGGCCGAACTCGACGCCGATCTCGCCGATGGGATCCTGCGCTCGGCACGGCTCGTCCTCGACCGTCAGCTCCAGCTCGCCGCGACGCAGATCGCGCGGGTCGAGGGACGCTACACGCAGCTTTCGAACACCGTGGCCTCGTCCTGCGAGATCTGCGCCGCGAACCCGACCCCCACATGGGAGATCCGCGCCCGCCGCGTCATCCACGACGAGCAGGAACGCCTTCTCTATTTCGACAATGCGACCTTCCGGCTCCTCGGCGTCCCGGTCGCCTATTTCCCGCGGTTGCGCCTGCCCGACCCGACGCTCTCGCGGTCGAGCGGGTTCCTGATCCCCCGGCTCCGCACCACGTCGCGGTTGGGTACGGGGTTCAAGATCCCCTATTTCCAAACGCTCGGCTCCCATGCCGACGTGACCCTGTCGCCCTACCTCTCCGGCTCGACCAGCACGCTCGAGACGACCTACCGGCAGACCTTTCCGAACGGGGCGCTGCGCTTCGACGCCGCGATCACCCGCGACGATCTCCTGCCGGACGAGACGCGACACTACGTCTTCGCGCGCGGTGCCTTCGACCTGCCGCGCGGCTTCCAGCTCGAATTCGATGTCGAACAGGTTTCCGACGAATCCTACCTCATCGATTACGGCTATGCCGATACCGACCGGCTCGAGACCGGCGTGCGGATCTTCCGCGCCCGTGCCAAGGATCTCTTCAACGCCAGCATCGTCAGCTTCGACACGTTGCGCGGGGCCGAAGGCGCGATTTCGGATCGCCTGCCCTCCTATTACGGCACGGTCGATTACCAGCGCGCCACGCCCTTCGCCCAGGGCGAGGTCGTGCTCGACGTCAACGCCGCGACGCTCTCGCGGTCCTCGACGATCGACGGTGCCGGCCGCGACGTGTCGCGACTGGGGATGGGACTGTCCTATCGGCGCGACTGGATCACGCGCACGGGGATCGCGGGCGAGGCCGAGGCCGGGATCGCGGGGGCGCTCTACACCATCCACAACGACAGCCGTTTCGGAAGCGAGGCCGCGCGTCTCACCCCCTATGCGAGCGTGGATCTGCGCCTGCCGCTCCAGCGCAGTTCGGCGGGCGGCGTGCGCGAGCTGATCGAGCCGATGGTCCAGCTCGCGTGGTCGGACGTGACCGGCGATGCGGTCCCCAACGAGGACAGCATCCTCGCGGAGTTCGACGAGGGCAATCTCATGGCGCTGTCGCGCTTTCCGGGCGACGACCGGATCGAAACGGGCGCGCGCGCCAATGTCGGCGTGCGGTTCACCCGGACGAGCCCGGAAGGCTGGACCCTCGGGGCCGTCGCCGGTCGCGTCTTCCGCACGACGAGCGAGAACGACCTCGACGGCGGGGCCAGCGACAGCACCGGCGGCTTCACCCGTGGGTCCGGCCTCGGGGGCAAGAGCTCCGACTGGCTCGCCGCCGCGCAGGTCCGGCTGGGCGAGCGGATCGCGTTCACGGGGCGGACCCTCTTCGACGACGAGCTCGAGCTCACCAAGAACGAGGCGCGGCTCGGCTATCTCGGCGAGCGTCTCGCGCTCGAGACGGCCTATGTTTTCCTCGACGGCGAGCCCGCCGAGAACCGCCCCCGCGACACCCACGAACTCACCCTCGAGGGCGAGTGGCGGTTGTCGCGCCACTGGATCGGAAAGTTCGATACCCGTTACGATTTCGACGTGGACCGCGCGCAGCGCTCCGGTCTCGGGCTCGAATACCGGTCGGAATGCATCAGCGTCGACATGTCCCTCTCCCGCCGCTTTACGCAGACCGACATCGTGGATCCGGCCACGGAATTCGGGATCACCGTCGCGCTTGCGGGCTTCGGCGACAGCCGTGTCGACGAGACCTTTCGCAAGCGCTGCGATGGATGA
- a CDS encoding peptidylprolyl isomerase, whose amino-acid sequence MTFRLSHLLLCALLAAPQWTFAQNLFAPAIEVDGRVVTRFEVDQRARMLELFNAPGDPREAAREALIDERLQLAEAARIGLAISEEDLLSGMEEFAARADLSREEFVAQLASQGVDETSFRDFVRAGIAWRRIVRARFGNEASRVTEADVEDEIRTPPAPGLRVLMSEIILPANNPQNAARSREIAPRIAEIDTIPAFAAAAREISASPSRDRGGQLDWLQLSELPGPLRSAISSLSPGEVTQPLSLPNAIAFFQLRAIEEVAMDAPIRSIDYAAFYIPGGRSPEALRQAAELDANVQTCDDLYGVAEGLPPSRLQRDRLPPDQIPADVAVALSQLDENEVSTALTRADGQTLVYLMLCGRYYQDEDTLEAVDRSAARDALINRRIGRRADAYLAELRANADISYP is encoded by the coding sequence ATGACATTCCGCCTGTCCCATCTCCTGCTCTGTGCGCTGCTCGCAGCCCCCCAATGGACCTTCGCGCAGAACCTCTTCGCCCCCGCGATCGAGGTCGACGGCCGCGTCGTCACCCGGTTCGAGGTCGATCAGCGGGCACGCATGCTCGAACTCTTCAACGCGCCCGGCGATCCGCGCGAGGCCGCGCGCGAAGCCCTCATCGACGAGCGTCTGCAACTCGCCGAAGCCGCCCGGATCGGACTTGCCATCTCCGAGGAGGATCTCCTCTCCGGCATGGAGGAATTCGCCGCCCGCGCGGATCTCTCGCGCGAGGAATTCGTGGCGCAGCTCGCGTCGCAAGGCGTCGACGAGACCTCGTTCAGGGATTTCGTGCGCGCCGGGATCGCATGGCGGCGCATCGTGCGCGCCCGCTTCGGCAACGAGGCCTCGCGCGTCACCGAGGCCGATGTCGAGGACGAGATCCGCACGCCCCCCGCGCCGGGCCTCCGCGTCCTCATGAGCGAGATCATCCTGCCCGCCAACAATCCCCAGAACGCCGCGCGCTCGCGCGAGATCGCTCCGCGGATCGCCGAGATCGACACGATCCCCGCCTTCGCCGCCGCCGCCCGCGAGATCTCGGCCTCGCCCTCCCGCGATCGGGGCGGTCAGCTCGACTGGCTGCAGCTCTCCGAACTGCCGGGGCCGCTGCGCTCCGCGATCTCGTCTCTCAGCCCGGGCGAGGTGACGCAGCCGCTGTCCTTGCCGAACGCCATCGCCTTCTTCCAGCTCCGCGCGATCGAAGAGGTCGCGATGGATGCGCCGATCCGCTCGATCGACTATGCCGCCTTCTACATTCCCGGCGGCCGTTCGCCCGAGGCGCTTCGACAGGCCGCGGAACTCGACGCGAACGTGCAGACCTGCGACGACCTCTACGGCGTGGCCGAGGGCCTGCCCCCCTCGCGGTTGCAGCGCGATCGCCTGCCCCCCGACCAGATACCCGCCGATGTGGCGGTGGCGCTGTCCCAGCTCGACGAGAACGAGGTTTCAACCGCGCTGACCCGCGCGGACGGGCAGACGCTCGTCTATCTCATGCTCTGCGGTCGCTACTACCAGGACGAGGACACGCTCGAAGCGGTCGATCGCTCCGCCGCGCGCGACGCCCTCATCAACAGGCGGATCGGTCGCCGCGCCGACGCCTATCTCGCCGAGCTGCGCGCGAACGCCGACATCTCCTATCCATGA
- the pdxA gene encoding 4-hydroxythreonine-4-phosphate dehydrogenase PdxA, translating to MSAPVALSCGEPSGVGPEIAAAAWRALGPALPFFWIGDPAHLPQGTPVAEIATPAEAAAVAGHALPVLRHRFAAPNVPGRPDPANAAGVVSAISRGVDLVQSGEASALCTGPIHKKALIDGANFAYPGHTEYLAALAGVDRVVMMLACEALRVVPATIHIPLSDVPRALTREGLEATIRITHAALIRDFGIAAPRIAIAGLNPHAGEGGAIGGEEISIIAPVIDALRAEGFDLRGPASADTMFHAEARSRYDAAIAMYHDQALIPIKTIDFSGGVNVTLGLPFIRTSPDHGTALDIAGTGRADPTSLIAALRMAARMATARAAA from the coding sequence ATGAGCGCGCCCGTCGCGCTCAGCTGCGGAGAGCCCTCGGGCGTCGGCCCCGAGATCGCGGCGGCGGCCTGGCGCGCCCTCGGCCCCGCCCTGCCGTTCTTCTGGATCGGCGACCCCGCGCATCTGCCCCAAGGCACGCCCGTAGCCGAGATCGCGACCCCCGCCGAAGCCGCGGCGGTCGCAGGACATGCGCTTCCGGTCCTGCGTCACCGTTTCGCCGCCCCCAATGTTCCCGGCCGTCCGGACCCCGCGAATGCGGCGGGCGTCGTCTCCGCCATTTCGCGCGGGGTCGATCTCGTCCAATCGGGAGAGGCATCGGCGCTCTGTACCGGGCCCATCCACAAGAAGGCCCTGATCGACGGCGCGAATTTCGCCTATCCGGGCCATACCGAATACCTCGCGGCCCTTGCCGGGGTCGACCGCGTCGTCATGATGCTGGCCTGCGAGGCCCTGCGCGTCGTGCCCGCCACGATCCACATCCCCCTCTCCGACGTGCCGCGCGCCCTGACGCGGGAGGGGTTGGAGGCGACGATCCGCATCACCCATGCCGCCCTCATCCGCGATTTCGGGATCGCCGCGCCGCGGATCGCCATTGCGGGCCTCAACCCCCATGCGGGCGAAGGCGGTGCCATCGGCGGCGAGGAGATCTCGATCATCGCTCCGGTGATCGACGCCTTGCGCGCCGAAGGGTTCGACCTGCGCGGGCCGGCATCCGCGGACACGATGTTCCATGCCGAGGCCCGGTCGCGCTACGATGCCGCGATCGCCATGTATCACGACCAGGCGCTGATCCCGATCAAGACCATCGACTTCTCGGGCGGCGTGAACGTGACGCTGGGCCTTCCGTTCATCCGCACGTCGCCCGACCACGGCACCGCGCTCGACATCGCGGGCACGGGCCGGGCCGATCCGACATCGCTGATCGCGGCGCTCCGCATGGCCGCGCGGATGGCGACCGCCCGGGCCGCGGCATGA
- the rsmA gene encoding 16S rRNA (adenine(1518)-N(6)/adenine(1519)-N(6))-dimethyltransferase RsmA: MSAIDDLPPLRAVIAEHGLSARKSLGQNFLLDLNLTAKIARQAGDLSSSDVLEIGPGPGGLTRGLLAEGARRVLAIEKDARCVPALQQIADTYPGRLEIVNGDALEIDPEARLTPPIRIAANLPYNVGTELLTRWLDPPDWPPFWTSLTLMFQKEVAERIVARPGSKAYGRLAILAQWRSEARIVMELPPEAFTPPPKIRSAVVHLTALPEPRFPAPADRLFRLTTAAFGQRRKMLRASLKPLHPEIEDILAEAGIAPTRRAEELSVEEFCTLARTWAAR, translated from the coding sequence ATGAGCGCGATCGACGACCTCCCCCCGCTTCGGGCTGTGATCGCGGAGCATGGTCTCTCGGCCCGAAAGTCTCTCGGACAGAATTTCCTCCTCGATCTCAACCTCACGGCCAAGATCGCGCGCCAGGCGGGCGATCTGTCGTCCTCGGACGTGCTCGAGATCGGGCCGGGGCCGGGCGGGCTCACGCGGGGGCTGCTTGCCGAGGGCGCGCGCCGGGTCCTCGCCATCGAGAAGGACGCGCGCTGCGTCCCGGCGCTGCAGCAGATCGCCGACACCTATCCCGGGCGGCTGGAGATCGTGAACGGCGACGCGCTCGAGATCGACCCCGAGGCAAGGCTCACCCCGCCGATCCGGATCGCGGCCAACCTGCCCTACAATGTCGGAACGGAACTGCTGACGCGGTGGCTCGACCCGCCCGACTGGCCGCCCTTCTGGACGTCGCTCACGCTGATGTTCCAGAAAGAGGTCGCGGAACGGATCGTCGCACGCCCGGGCTCGAAGGCCTATGGCCGGCTAGCCATCCTCGCCCAATGGCGCAGCGAAGCCCGGATCGTGATGGAGCTTCCGCCCGAAGCCTTCACGCCGCCGCCCAAGATCCGGTCGGCCGTGGTGCACCTGACGGCCCTGCCCGAGCCGCGCTTCCCGGCTCCGGCGGATCGGCTGTTCCGACTGACGACGGCGGCTTTCGGGCAGCGGCGCAAGATGCTGCGCGCCTCGCTGAAGCCGCTTCATCCCGAAATCGAGGATATCCTGGCCGAGGCCGGCATCGCGCCGACACGCAGGGCCGAGGAGCTTTCGGTCGAGGAATTCTGCACGCTCGCGCGGACCTGGGCCGCGCGTTGA
- a CDS encoding DUF4167 domain-containing protein, which yields MRTSNKRSRSKNNRNRPSGGNIVNRVFDSSGPEGKVRGTPQQIIDKYNQLTRDAQLSGDRVAAENFAQHAEHYTRMLAEAQREMDQKREQHEQQNQNRQPNSDQPRQQNDGGDARRPDDGRGQDDGDRSRDEARPAEPAAQEEAPAEPVRKPRNRRKPAPKDEPQKTEGPRDDVIDTGSDESGSGLVETPENAPKPRRTRKRKTADDTPQEGNGGGENQAAE from the coding sequence ATGCGAACTTCGAACAAACGCTCGCGGTCCAAGAACAACCGCAATCGTCCCTCCGGCGGCAATATCGTCAACCGGGTCTTCGACAGCTCCGGCCCGGAGGGCAAGGTGCGCGGAACGCCGCAGCAGATCATCGACAAGTACAATCAGCTGACCCGCGACGCGCAGCTCTCGGGCGATCGCGTCGCCGCCGAGAATTTCGCCCAGCATGCCGAGCACTACACGCGCATGCTGGCCGAGGCGCAGCGCGAGATGGATCAGAAGCGCGAGCAGCACGAGCAGCAGAACCAGAACCGCCAGCCGAATTCCGATCAGCCGCGCCAGCAGAACGACGGCGGGGATGCCCGCCGCCCGGATGACGGGCGGGGACAGGACGATGGCGATCGCAGCCGGGACGAGGCCAGGCCAGCCGAACCCGCGGCACAGGAAGAGGCACCTGCCGAACCCGTCCGCAAGCCGCGCAACCGTCGCAAGCCCGCCCCCAAGGACGAGCCGCAGAAGACGGAAGGCCCGCGCGACGACGTGATCGACACCGGATCCGATGAAAGCGGATCGGGCCTTGTCGAAACGCCGGAAAATGCGCCTAAACCGCGCCGGACCCGCAAGCGCAAGACTGCGGACGACACCCCGCAGGAAGGCAATGGCGGCGGCGAGAATCAGGCGGCCGAATAA
- the prmC gene encoding peptide chain release factor N(5)-glutamine methyltransferase — translation MRPRDALLARGRAQLAGLADPMREARTLLAHAAGVGRDRLHDLDDDRIAEVAPRFEALVASRAGGRPLSRILGYREFWTHRFEIGDDVLDPRADTETLVARALDLDWASCLDLGTGSGCVLLSLLSERKDARGVGTDVSDGALGIAARNARALGLEGRSSFLQSDWYAHVTGRFDLIVSNPPYIALDEMEGLSPDVRGHDPRGALTDEADGLGAYRRIVEGARDHLHPGGWLAVEIGWRQRGAVQGLFEAAGFRSIACHADLEGRDRVVLGLAG, via the coding sequence GTGAGGCCGCGCGACGCGTTGCTCGCCCGGGGCCGGGCGCAACTTGCCGGGCTGGCCGATCCCATGCGCGAGGCGCGCACACTTCTGGCGCATGCGGCGGGGGTGGGGCGAGACCGGCTCCATGATCTCGACGACGACCGGATCGCGGAGGTCGCCCCGCGATTCGAGGCGCTCGTGGCCTCGCGTGCCGGGGGGAGGCCCCTTTCGCGCATCCTTGGATATCGGGAGTTCTGGACGCATCGGTTCGAGATCGGCGATGACGTGCTCGATCCACGTGCCGATACCGAGACGCTCGTGGCTCGTGCGCTAGACCTCGACTGGGCGAGTTGCCTCGACCTCGGGACGGGGTCGGGCTGCGTATTGCTGAGCCTTCTGTCCGAGAGAAAGGACGCGCGGGGCGTGGGGACGGATGTCTCGGACGGAGCGCTCGGGATCGCGGCGCGCAATGCGCGGGCGCTGGGCCTCGAGGGGCGGTCGTCGTTCCTGCAATCCGACTGGTACGCGCATGTCACGGGGCGGTTCGACCTGATCGTGTCGAACCCGCCCTATATCGCGCTCGACGAAATGGAGGGCCTGTCGCCGGACGTGCGCGGGCACGATCCCCGCGGCGCGCTGACGGACGAGGCCGACGGCCTCGGGGCCTACCGCCGGATCGTCGAGGGCGCGCGCGATCACCTGCATCCGGGCGGCTGGCTCGCCGTGGAGATCGGCTGGCGGCAGCGCGGTGCCGTCCAAGGGCTTTTCGAGGCGGCCGGGTTCCGGTCGATCGCCTGTCATGCCGATCTGGAAGGACGCGATCGGGTCGTTCTGGGGCTGGCGGGATAA